From a region of the Pseudanabaena sp. ABRG5-3 genome:
- the pstA gene encoding phosphate ABC transporter permease PstA: MSKGFDTFDPLEDAIDGQSSESKFEPKLASRQLWGKVFAAFCIFATSLGLIVLAFLLYKVISDGSSRLNWELFNLYPSRRPLDSGYRAAILGSIWMLLYVLLLVIPLGVCSAIYLEEYAKKNWFTEIIELNIYNLAGIPSIIYGLLGLGLFVRGMYSGRAVLVTGILTITLLILPPVIVISREAIRAVPQSIRQASYGVGATKWQTIRHHVLPSALPGILTAVIISTSRGIGETAPIVVLGAGTVLFDPKASPINFGALFSGKIGDVFTDTLWSNDNFFSVLPYQIYEWVGDPKADFQVLASAGIVVLLLLVLGMNLVAIFLRSRTR, encoded by the coding sequence ATGAGTAAAGGGTTTGATACATTCGATCCATTAGAAGATGCGATCGACGGACAATCTAGCGAGTCAAAATTTGAACCAAAACTAGCATCAAGGCAGTTATGGGGAAAAGTATTTGCAGCTTTTTGTATTTTTGCGACATCCCTTGGCTTGATCGTTTTGGCTTTCCTGCTTTACAAGGTGATTAGTGATGGTTCTAGTCGCTTGAACTGGGAGCTATTTAACTTATATCCATCACGCCGTCCTCTAGACTCTGGATATAGAGCAGCAATTCTTGGATCGATTTGGATGTTGCTCTATGTGTTGCTCTTAGTAATTCCTTTGGGAGTTTGCTCCGCAATTTACTTAGAAGAATATGCTAAGAAAAACTGGTTTACGGAGATCATTGAGCTAAATATTTACAACTTAGCTGGTATTCCGTCGATTATTTATGGACTATTGGGCTTAGGACTATTTGTGCGTGGTATGTACAGTGGCAGAGCCGTCTTAGTGACAGGGATTTTAACAATTACTTTACTGATTTTACCGCCAGTAATTGTGATTTCCAGAGAGGCAATCCGTGCTGTTCCCCAATCAATCAGGCAGGCTTCCTATGGAGTTGGCGCAACTAAGTGGCAAACGATCCGCCATCATGTTTTACCTTCGGCATTACCAGGGATTTTGACAGCGGTAATTATCTCTACCTCTAGAGGGATTGGTGAAACTGCGCCGATAGTTGTACTTGGTGCAGGTACGGTTCTCTTCGATCCTAAAGCTTCTCCTATTAATTTTGGGGCTTTATTCAGTGGTAAGATAGGAGATGTATTTACTGATACATTATGGTCAAACGATAACTTCTTTTCAGTACTGCCTTACCAAATCTATGAATGGGTTGGCGATCCTAAGGCAGACTTTCAGGTACTAGCTTCGGCGGGTATCGTTGTGCTTTTGCTATTAGTTTTAGGTATGAACTTGGTTGCGATCTTTCTACGCAGTCGGACAAGGTAA
- a CDS encoding PstS family phosphate ABC transporter substrate-binding protein — protein MMSKKNINRSVLTFVAGVTLATTLASCSGGNDTKPNATTASSPAATQTTAAKDPAAETSKLSGNITVDGSSTVAPISKAVAEDFAKSNPGVKVPVGTSGTGGGFKKFCAGDTDISNASRPIKDKEAENCKKAGVEFIELPVAVDGLTVVVNKENTWAKCLTTAELKTIWSPESEGKVTSWNQVRPDFPNEPLALFGAGADSGTFDYFTEAINKKEKVIRKDYQPSEDDNIIVKGVQGGKGAMGFFGVAYFEENAKSLNAVEVDGGKGCVSPSIENINTGKYSPLSRPLFIYVNKKSLARPEVKAFVDFYLAKDEKLVKEVGYVPLPGDALAKVKERLKSQTVGTTFMGAPTGVPIVELMSKDLK, from the coding sequence TTACATTAGCCACAACACTAGCATCCTGTAGCGGCGGCAACGACACCAAACCAAATGCAACCACTGCATCTAGCCCCGCAGCAACACAAACAACGGCGGCAAAAGATCCCGCAGCCGAAACATCTAAACTATCTGGCAACATCACTGTTGATGGTTCTAGCACAGTTGCCCCAATCAGCAAAGCTGTTGCTGAAGACTTTGCAAAATCAAATCCTGGTGTAAAAGTTCCTGTTGGTACAAGTGGCACTGGCGGAGGCTTTAAGAAGTTCTGTGCTGGTGATACTGACATCTCAAATGCATCACGTCCAATCAAAGACAAAGAAGCTGAGAATTGCAAAAAAGCAGGTGTTGAGTTTATTGAATTACCTGTTGCAGTTGACGGTTTAACTGTAGTTGTTAACAAAGAAAACACTTGGGCAAAGTGCTTGACGACCGCAGAACTCAAAACAATCTGGAGTCCTGAGTCAGAAGGTAAAGTCACAAGCTGGAATCAAGTTCGTCCTGACTTTCCTAATGAGCCTCTAGCTTTATTTGGTGCTGGTGCAGACTCTGGTACTTTTGACTACTTCACCGAAGCCATCAATAAAAAAGAGAAAGTCATTCGTAAAGACTATCAACCTAGTGAAGATGACAACATCATCGTTAAGGGTGTTCAAGGTGGTAAAGGCGCAATGGGCTTCTTTGGTGTAGCCTATTTTGAAGAAAATGCCAAATCTTTGAATGCGGTTGAAGTTGATGGTGGCAAGGGCTGTGTTTCTCCTAGTATTGAAAATATCAATACTGGCAAATATTCTCCCTTGTCTCGACCTCTGTTTATTTATGTAAACAAGAAATCTCTAGCACGTCCTGAAGTTAAGGCTTTTGTTGATTTCTATCTTGCTAAAGATGAGAAATTGGTCAAGGAAGTCGGTTATGTTCCTCTTCCTGGTGATGCACTTGCCAAAGTCAAGGAGCGTCTCAAGTCTCAAACTGTGGGTACAACTTTTATGGGCGCTCCTACAGGCGTACCTATTGTTGAATTGATGTCCAAAGACTTGAAATAG
- the pstC gene encoding phosphate ABC transporter permease subunit PstC: MSSPLNNSEPDSLDLYQRRDRNIRESMIGYVLLFCTFLSVLTTIAIVYVLASETISFFGKASIGEFLFGKTLENGSYSCSWTPQFAEKSFCVWPTVNGTLMVALIAMLVATPLGLATAIYLSEYASPRLGKFLRPIIELLAGVPTVVYGYFALTFITPLLSKILPGVQGFNALSAGLIMGVMIIPTIASISTDAMIAVPSSLREAAYGIGSTKKEVSTKVVLPAALSGICAAIILGISRAVGETMIVAIAAGQRPILTLDPRQTVGTMTAYIAQVAKGDSRVGSVEYEALFAVGMTLFLITLLLNIISKQISKRFQETYE; encoded by the coding sequence ATGTCAAGTCCCTTGAATAATTCTGAACCAGATTCACTCGATCTCTATCAACGCCGTGATCGCAATATCCGCGAAAGTATGATCGGCTATGTGTTGCTTTTTTGTACTTTCCTTTCTGTGCTGACAACCATTGCGATTGTTTATGTACTTGCCTCTGAAACCATTAGCTTTTTTGGCAAGGCTAGCATTGGTGAGTTTTTATTTGGTAAAACCTTAGAGAATGGTAGCTATAGCTGTAGCTGGACACCACAATTTGCTGAGAAAAGTTTTTGTGTATGGCCAACTGTTAACGGCACATTGATGGTAGCGCTAATTGCCATGTTGGTAGCAACACCTTTAGGACTTGCTACGGCTATTTATCTATCAGAATATGCTTCCCCAAGGTTAGGTAAATTCCTTCGCCCAATTATTGAGCTGTTAGCAGGTGTCCCAACTGTTGTATATGGATACTTTGCGCTTACCTTTATTACCCCACTCCTCAGCAAAATTCTTCCTGGGGTGCAGGGCTTTAATGCCCTCAGTGCAGGTTTGATTATGGGGGTCATGATTATCCCTACGATCGCCTCAATTAGTACAGATGCAATGATTGCCGTACCCAGCTCGCTGCGTGAGGCAGCCTATGGAATTGGTTCCACGAAAAAAGAAGTTTCTACTAAGGTCGTGCTTCCAGCCGCATTGTCTGGCATTTGTGCTGCCATTATTTTAGGAATATCTCGTGCTGTCGGTGAGACAATGATTGTGGCGATCGCCGCAGGGCAACGTCCTATTCTGACCCTTGATCCGAGACAAACCGTTGGTACGATGACCGCCTATATCGCGCAGGTTGCCAAAGGTGATTCGCGGGTTGGCAGCGTTGAATATGAAGCCCTATTTGCTGTGGGCATGACACTCTTTTTGATCACGCTTCTTCTCAACATTATCAGTAAGCAAATTAGCAAACGTTTCCAAGAAACCTATGAGTAA
- the pstB gene encoding phosphate ABC transporter ATP-binding protein PstB, protein MNLSNSISDNQAVLKVEDVNVFYSSNSPAVAGVNLEIFKNQITAFIGPSGCGKSTILRCFNRLNDLIEGAKVRGKITFNGHNLYDPKIDPVAVRRHIGMVFQRPNPFPKSIYENIAFGPRINGFKGSKTDMDDLVEKSLRSAAIWDEVKDKLKESGLALSGGQQQRLCIARAIAVEPQVILMDEPCSALDPISTLRIEELMQELKQKFTLVIVTHNMQQASRSADMTAFFNTEINEHGKRTGKLVEMDRTSVIFSSPKQVATEEYISGRFG, encoded by the coding sequence ATGAACTTAAGTAATAGCATTTCTGACAATCAGGCAGTTTTAAAAGTCGAAGATGTTAATGTTTTTTATAGCTCTAACTCACCCGCAGTTGCAGGTGTTAACTTAGAGATTTTTAAAAATCAAATTACAGCATTTATTGGACCTTCAGGATGTGGAAAAAGCACAATTCTGAGATGCTTTAATCGTCTAAACGATCTGATTGAAGGGGCAAAAGTTAGAGGGAAAATTACCTTTAATGGGCACAATCTTTATGATCCTAAAATCGACCCCGTTGCGGTGCGTCGTCATATTGGGATGGTGTTTCAGCGTCCTAATCCTTTCCCAAAATCAATTTACGAAAATATTGCCTTTGGTCCCAGAATCAATGGATTTAAGGGTTCTAAAACTGATATGGATGACTTAGTTGAGAAGTCATTGCGCTCAGCCGCTATTTGGGATGAAGTTAAAGACAAGCTCAAGGAAAGTGGTTTAGCGCTTTCTGGTGGTCAACAGCAACGTTTATGTATTGCTAGAGCGATCGCTGTCGAACCACAGGTGATCTTGATGGATGAGCCTTGCTCGGCACTTGACCCGATTTCCACTTTGCGGATCGAAGAATTGATGCAGGAACTCAAGCAAAAGTTTACGCTGGTGATTGTGACTCACAATATGCAGCAAGCATCGCGATCGGCAGATATGACTGCGTTCTTTAACACAGAAATTAATGAACATGGTAAGCGCACGGGCAAGCTAGTGGAAATGGATCGCACTTCTGTAATTTTTAGCAGTCCCAAGCAAGTCGCTACCGAAGAGTACATTAGCGGTAGATTTGGTTAA
- a CDS encoding DUF2811 domain-containing protein, with protein sequence MNTTVSILAEIPEELHETLKNYLESHPDWDQDRVFAAALSLFLLQNGGSDRLGGASHSYRSTAKVYLNALFQHSV encoded by the coding sequence ATGAATACAACTGTCAGCATCCTTGCCGAAATTCCTGAAGAACTGCACGAAACCCTCAAGAATTATTTAGAGTCCCACCCCGATTGGGATCAAGATCGCGTATTTGCTGCTGCTTTGTCTTTGTTCCTATTGCAAAATGGTGGTAGCGATCGCCTTGGTGGTGCATCCCATAGCTATCGCAGCACTGCCAAAGTCTATTTGAATGCCTTATTTCAGCACTCGGTTTAG
- the proB gene encoding glutamate 5-kinase, with the protein MQPQIIVIKIGTSSLSHPESGDLQLATIAKLVEAIVHLRREGHSVVLVSSGAVGIGCGRLGLKQRPRKISKKQAVAAVGQGRLIRIYDDFFGSLQQPVAQVLLTRGNLIQRQHYMNVHATFHELLELGVVPIVNENDTVAVDELKFGDNDTLSALVASLIEADWLFLLTDVDRLYSDDPRQNPDAQPIEFVEYEQLQGLRQAIGEKQALGAQGGGTQWGTGGMTTKLDAARIASAAGVRTVITRGAFPDRIAAILKGENFGTQFAAQPKTVNARKRWIAYGMVPVGKLFLDDGAVNAVISKGRSLLPAGITQVEGKFDVNESVSLCDRDGREIARGISNYSSNDIVRILGSQSEDIPKLLGFDGEETVIHRDNLVSL; encoded by the coding sequence ATGCAGCCGCAGATTATTGTTATTAAAATTGGCACATCTAGCCTCAGTCATCCTGAATCAGGTGATCTTCAGCTAGCGACGATCGCCAAGTTAGTAGAAGCGATCGTCCATTTGCGTCGAGAAGGGCATAGTGTAGTTTTGGTATCGTCGGGCGCAGTGGGGATTGGCTGCGGTAGACTCGGATTGAAACAGCGTCCGCGCAAAATTTCTAAAAAGCAAGCAGTGGCTGCCGTTGGGCAAGGACGCTTAATTAGAATTTATGATGACTTCTTTGGATCTTTGCAACAACCCGTCGCACAGGTTCTCTTAACTCGTGGCAATCTGATTCAACGTCAGCATTATATGAATGTTCATGCGACATTCCATGAGTTGCTGGAACTAGGAGTTGTGCCAATTGTGAATGAGAATGATACAGTTGCTGTCGATGAATTGAAATTTGGCGATAATGATACGCTGTCGGCTTTGGTAGCTAGTTTAATCGAAGCGGATTGGTTATTTCTCTTAACTGATGTCGATCGCCTTTATTCCGATGATCCACGCCAGAATCCCGATGCTCAGCCCATTGAGTTTGTGGAATATGAACAACTTCAAGGACTCCGTCAAGCGATCGGGGAGAAGCAAGCCTTGGGCGCACAGGGGGGCGGCACACAATGGGGAACTGGCGGAATGACAACCAAATTGGATGCGGCGAGAATTGCATCGGCGGCGGGAGTTCGCACAGTAATTACGAGAGGTGCTTTTCCCGATCGCATTGCGGCAATTCTCAAGGGAGAGAACTTTGGTACACAATTTGCTGCTCAGCCCAAAACTGTGAATGCCCGTAAACGCTGGATTGCCTATGGTATGGTTCCTGTCGGTAAGCTGTTTTTAGATGATGGCGCAGTCAATGCAGTGATTAGTAAAGGGCGATCGCTTTTGCCTGCGGGGATTACTCAAGTGGAAGGAAAGTTTGATGTCAATGAATCGGTGAGTTTATGCGATCGCGATGGTAGGGAAATTGCTAGGGGCATTTCTAATTACAGCAGTAACGATATTGTGCGTATTCTCGGTTCGCAGTCGGAAGATATTCCTAAATTACTTGGCTTTGATGGCGAAGAAACCGTAATTCATCGGGATAATTTAGTTAGTCTCTAA
- the cpdA gene encoding 3',5'-cyclic-AMP phosphodiesterase has protein sequence MKGIINYGSFVSIAQLTDIHLFADIERSLVGIPTEFSFQEVLMKIKRTLPQIDLLMLTGDLTQDGSIASYERLSQSLNNFGIHSYCLAGNHDDLSVMQTYLPNEYVHLSRSLDVGKWRILLLSSVVEGAVHGYLSGAELSYLENNLNAYPDRPTLIAFHHPAVPLGSEWIDGICLENQDEFWAICDRHPQVEVVLNGHAHQEFDEIYETPHNSVRCLVTPSTCIQFQPQNPKFQIDSQPPGFRHLRLYPNGTMETEVHRLKVGSFQPDLAAVGY, from the coding sequence ATGAAAGGCATCATCAATTACGGTAGTTTCGTTTCCATAGCACAATTAACTGATATCCATCTATTTGCAGATATTGAGCGCTCTTTGGTGGGCATTCCAACGGAATTCTCTTTCCAAGAAGTTCTGATGAAAATAAAAAGAACCTTGCCACAGATTGATTTACTCATGCTGACAGGGGACTTAACTCAAGATGGTAGTATCGCTTCCTATGAGCGGTTGAGCCAGTCCCTTAATAATTTTGGAATTCATTCCTATTGTTTAGCGGGTAATCATGATGATTTATCTGTTATGCAAACATATTTACCTAACGAATATGTTCATCTCAGCCGATCGCTTGATGTTGGTAAATGGAGAATTTTGTTACTTAGCTCCGTAGTTGAGGGCGCGGTTCACGGATATCTTTCAGGTGCTGAATTATCCTATTTAGAAAACAATCTGAATGCCTATCCCGATCGCCCTACCTTAATTGCTTTTCATCATCCTGCTGTACCACTTGGCTCAGAATGGATTGATGGTATTTGTCTAGAAAATCAAGATGAATTTTGGGCGATCTGCGATCGCCATCCACAAGTAGAAGTTGTCCTCAATGGTCATGCCCATCAAGAGTTTGATGAAATCTATGAAACTCCCCATAATTCGGTACGCTGTTTAGTAACACCATCAACTTGTATTCAGTTTCAGCCCCAAAATCCCAAGTTCCAAATTGATAGTCAACCTCCCGGCTTCCGCCATTTGCGCCTTTATCCTAACGGCACAATGGAAACTGAAGTCCATCGTCTCAAAGTGGGTAGCTTTCAGCCTGATCTGGCAGCAGTTGGTTATTAA
- the hemG gene encoding protoporphyrinogen oxidase: MTSAQPTEVNQPLDVLVVGAGISGLAIAHELAIAKNYRVLVAEAQDRVGGAITSNRNDEGYLWEEGPNSFQPAPELLRLAVQVGLKDELVLADGKLPRFVFLNGKLNALPMSPPTAIASKILTWGGKIRLALGALGFARPAMSGEESVDQFFSRLLGKQAVERLVAPFISGVYAGDPKRLSARAAFSKIFRLENGYGGLLAGALLTAKERKAQKLNDPNIPKVKSGELGSFRQGIKMLPEAIATKLRDQGTAVKQQWTLRSLEKQGDIYISQFDTPTGAETITSRSVVLTTPAYVSAKLLQDYLPAASQALSEIFYPTVACVVLAYPKSEFAYDMKGFGNLIPRTQGVRTLGTIWSSSLFAGRAPDGWQLLLNFIGGTLDPALAKLSEAEIVQAVHQDLKKTILRPDTKAEPKAIAVHVWDKAIPQYEIGHLERLATIEAELQKSQGLYVSANFIGGVSLGDCIKRGLQEASKIDVFLSSQG; this comes from the coding sequence ATGACTTCTGCTCAACCCACCGAAGTTAATCAACCCTTAGATGTTCTTGTCGTTGGTGCAGGAATTTCTGGCTTAGCGATCGCCCATGAACTAGCGATCGCCAAAAATTACCGTGTTTTAGTAGCAGAAGCTCAGGATCGCGTGGGTGGTGCAATTACCAGTAATCGCAATGATGAAGGCTATCTCTGGGAAGAGGGCCCTAATAGCTTTCAACCAGCACCAGAGTTATTACGTCTCGCCGTACAGGTCGGTCTCAAGGATGAATTGGTACTTGCCGATGGGAAATTACCGCGATTTGTATTTCTCAATGGCAAGTTAAATGCTTTGCCGATGAGTCCACCTACAGCGATCGCCTCCAAAATCTTGACTTGGGGTGGCAAAATTCGTCTAGCGCTAGGTGCATTAGGTTTTGCACGTCCTGCGATGAGTGGTGAAGAATCCGTTGATCAATTCTTTTCGCGCCTACTAGGTAAGCAAGCCGTGGAGCGCTTAGTTGCGCCTTTTATCTCTGGAGTCTATGCAGGCGATCCTAAACGCCTCAGTGCTAGAGCCGCATTTTCTAAAATTTTCCGTCTAGAAAATGGCTATGGTGGATTGCTTGCAGGGGCGCTCCTGACAGCCAAAGAACGCAAAGCCCAAAAGCTGAATGATCCCAATATTCCCAAGGTGAAGTCTGGCGAACTGGGATCTTTCCGCCAAGGTATTAAAATGCTGCCCGAAGCGATCGCTACCAAACTCAGAGATCAAGGTACGGCTGTCAAACAACAATGGACTTTGCGATCGCTAGAAAAGCAAGGCGACATCTATATTTCTCAGTTTGATACGCCTACGGGTGCAGAAACTATTACATCGCGATCGGTAGTTCTGACCACACCTGCCTATGTGAGCGCTAAGTTATTGCAAGACTATTTACCCGCCGCTAGCCAAGCCCTGAGCGAGATTTTCTATCCGACAGTTGCCTGTGTCGTACTTGCCTATCCCAAAAGCGAATTTGCCTATGACATGAAGGGATTCGGCAATCTCATTCCTCGCACTCAAGGCGTAAGAACCCTCGGTACAATTTGGTCATCGAGTTTGTTTGCAGGACGCGCCCCTGATGGTTGGCAACTATTACTTAACTTTATCGGTGGCACACTCGATCCTGCTTTGGCAAAACTTTCAGAAGCCGAGATTGTTCAAGCGGTACACCAAGATCTCAAGAAAACAATTTTGCGCCCTGATACGAAAGCCGAACCTAAAGCGATCGCAGTCCATGTGTGGGACAAGGCAATTCCTCAGTACGAGATCGGACATTTAGAGCGTCTGGCGACGATAGAAGCCGAATTACAAAAATCACAGGGTCTGTATGTCAGCGCGAATTTTATTGGTGGTGTTTCGCTTGGTGATTGCATTAAGCGGGGTCTACAAGAAGCTAGTAAAATTGATGTCTTTTTAAGTAGCCAAGGATAA
- a CDS encoding MlaD family protein, with amino-acid sequence MRLVQRKTLRDGALGLFIIGGVVAFGGALLWLRGLQLNSSKFTFTIKLPDASGLNTGSVVRFRGVEVGRVTALTAQAEGVDVQVGIENPKLLIPKQSIAETNQSGFLGNTNIDIFPPKDKVAIDPNLNPLAKDCNNELIVCQGGQIEGSRGVSFTVLLKDMSVTLRKINDQSLIDNLNDTLVSAKATAKSIQKLTDSANRVVGTFESQIVKFGDTADAISGAATKVGNVANSAQDLIEVNREKLAQTLDGIAATSREARSLLASAKPLLNDGKLIANLQKLAENAAETSANLRKVTGELNDPATIASLRETLDSARATFANAKKITADLDELTGDPKLRSNIRNLINGLGGLLSTAPNLDNLPTANKSQSSETASDRPKLPTSVEVARNKVIKPATDDQPKREKSLDAEKVKINSPTPNTTISKSTTNSVTGTSNSASSSDQ; translated from the coding sequence ATGAGGCTCGTGCAGCGAAAAACTTTACGCGACGGTGCGCTTGGCTTATTTATCATCGGTGGAGTAGTTGCCTTTGGGGGCGCATTGCTCTGGTTGCGCGGGCTGCAACTAAATAGTTCTAAGTTTACATTTACGATTAAATTACCCGATGCGAGTGGTTTGAATACTGGCTCAGTGGTAAGGTTTCGTGGTGTAGAAGTGGGACGAGTTACGGCGCTAACGGCTCAAGCTGAGGGCGTTGATGTGCAGGTGGGGATTGAAAACCCCAAATTACTGATCCCTAAGCAGTCAATTGCCGAAACTAATCAAAGTGGCTTTTTGGGCAATACCAACATTGATATTTTTCCACCTAAGGATAAGGTGGCGATCGATCCTAATCTCAATCCTCTTGCCAAAGATTGCAACAATGAGTTAATTGTTTGCCAAGGTGGACAAATTGAAGGCTCAAGGGGTGTGAGCTTTACCGTTTTGCTGAAAGACATGAGTGTGACCCTCCGCAAAATCAATGATCAGAGCTTGATTGATAATCTCAATGACACTTTAGTCTCTGCCAAAGCGACTGCAAAAAGCATCCAGAAATTAACTGATTCTGCTAATCGGGTAGTCGGCACGTTTGAAAGTCAGATTGTCAAGTTTGGGGATACGGCTGATGCGATTAGTGGAGCGGCGACGAAGGTGGGCAATGTGGCAAATAGCGCCCAAGATTTGATCGAGGTCAATCGCGAGAAACTTGCCCAAACCCTAGATGGGATTGCGGCTACATCGAGAGAAGCGCGATCGCTACTAGCTAGTGCTAAACCCCTGTTAAACGATGGCAAATTGATTGCCAACTTGCAGAAACTTGCGGAAAATGCGGCTGAGACCTCGGCAAACCTGCGCAAGGTGACAGGTGAGTTAAATGATCCTGCTACGATCGCTTCCTTACGGGAAACTTTGGACTCGGCGCGAGCTACCTTTGCTAATGCCAAGAAAATTACGGCGGATCTCGATGAACTAACGGGTGATCCTAAACTCCGTAGTAATATTCGCAATCTGATTAATGGTTTGGGGGGATTGCTCTCCACCGCACCGAACTTGGATAATTTGCCCACAGCAAACAAATCGCAATCTAGTGAAACCGCTAGCGATCGCCCTAAATTACCGACCAGTGTCGAAGTTGCACGGAACAAAGTGATTAAGCCTGCAACGGACGATCAGCCCAAACGTGAAAAGTCTCTTGATGCCGAAAAAGTAAAAATTAATAGTCCCACACCAAATACGACCATTAGCAAATCGACAACAAACTCAGTTACAGGAACTTCTAATTCCGCCAGCTCAAGTGATCAATGA
- a CDS encoding ABC transporter ATP-binding protein → MEPVRSLTKNSSNVVTPLLELREIHKSFGDNAVLNGVDLTVHSGEAIAIIGPSGTGKSTILRVICGLLAADAGEVYINGNLVESEEDIQEGNYGLNIGMVFQNAALFDSLTVAENVGFSLFEHSRLSRREIYRLVEQKLALVGLENISDRYPSQLSGGMRKRVSFARAIMDDPTAKNQAKKVLLYDEPTAGLDPVASTIIEDLMRSLREQQVCDSYIVVTHQDSTIRRTADRLMVLYRGSVRYAGNVSTIDTTDNPYVRQFFSGSTEGPIQLLTKEV, encoded by the coding sequence ATGGAGCCAGTTAGATCTCTGACCAAAAATAGTAGCAATGTGGTTACACCTTTGCTAGAACTGCGTGAAATCCATAAATCCTTTGGGGATAACGCTGTACTGAATGGTGTTGATCTAACTGTCCATTCTGGAGAGGCGATCGCCATTATTGGTCCCTCTGGTACAGGTAAATCAACGATTTTGCGGGTGATTTGTGGATTGTTGGCTGCCGATGCTGGCGAAGTTTATATCAATGGCAACCTTGTTGAGTCTGAAGAAGATATTCAAGAAGGTAACTATGGTCTCAACATTGGTATGGTATTTCAGAATGCAGCGTTATTTGACTCGCTGACGGTGGCTGAAAATGTAGGTTTTTCCTTATTTGAACATTCACGATTATCCCGCCGTGAAATTTATCGACTGGTTGAACAAAAATTAGCTTTGGTGGGATTAGAAAATATTAGCGATCGCTATCCGAGCCAACTATCGGGAGGGATGCGAAAACGGGTGAGTTTTGCCCGTGCGATTATGGACGATCCCACGGCAAAGAATCAAGCGAAAAAAGTACTGCTCTACGATGAACCGACCGCAGGACTTGATCCTGTCGCTTCGACGATTATCGAAGACTTGATGCGATCGCTGAGGGAGCAGCAGGTTTGTGATAGTTACATCGTGGTGACGCATCAAGACAGCACGATCCGTCGTACTGCCGATCGCTTGATGGTTTTGTATCGCGGATCGGTGCGCTATGCAGGAAACGTGAGTACAATTGATACGACAGACAATCCGTATGTCAGGCAATTTTTTAGTGGCAGTACTGAAGGTCCAATTCAACTTTTGACAAAGGAGGTATGA
- a CDS encoding NfeD family protein has translation MNFTPSQVWLIIGIALWVIELLVPLPTLLIAGAMGLAAILVAAIALILPIPALQIVAWMLTSGILVVVSRRFIPKDSHQLKESSEGITLTEIPAGQTGRVQHEGVSWKARCDDPQIAIAAQQKVIVLRRQGTTLIVVPENWLQ, from the coding sequence ATGAACTTTACACCTAGTCAAGTTTGGCTAATTATTGGTATCGCACTTTGGGTAATTGAGTTACTAGTGCCATTACCGACATTGTTGATTGCGGGTGCGATGGGACTAGCAGCCATATTGGTGGCGGCGATCGCACTGATCCTGCCCATTCCTGCCTTGCAAATAGTAGCTTGGATGCTAACTTCAGGAATATTGGTCGTGGTATCGCGCCGCTTCATTCCTAAAGATTCCCATCAGCTTAAGGAATCGAGTGAAGGGATTACGCTGACCGAAATTCCCGCAGGACAGACAGGTAGGGTGCAGCATGAGGGAGTCTCTTGGAAAGCAAGGTGTGATGATCCCCAAATAGCGATCGCTGCTCAGCAAAAAGTAATTGTTTTAAGACGACAAGGCACAACCCTGATCGTTGTTCCTGAAAATTGGCTGCAATAG